In Comamonas koreensis, the genomic stretch GGCCGGCCGCAACTACGGCCTGCGCGGCGCGCGCTATGTGCTGCAAATCCTGGTTCCTGCGGCGCTGCCGTCCATCCTGTCGGGCCTGAAGATTGGCTGGGCCTTTGCCTGGCGCACCCTGATTGCCGCCGAGCTGGTGTTTGGCGCCTCGTCGGGCAAGGGGGGCCTGGGCTGGTACATCTTCCAAAGCCGCAACGAGCTCTATACCGACCAGGTGTTTGCCGGGCTGGCCCTGGTGATCATCATTGGCCTCTTGGTCGAGAACCTGGGCTTTCACCCGTTGGAGAGGGTCACCGTCAAGCGCTGGGGTGTGCAGCGCTGACGCGGCTTGTGGGATGCGGCTGCTGTGGCCGCCCTCCAACAAACGGCCGCGCGCCGGCAGCGCTGGAAATGTAGGACATTGGCGATTGTTAAAGATTGCTGGATGTTGGGTATAGCATTTTTGCAATCATTTATTGCATACTGATAGGTTTTGCGATGCCTGATCGTGCCCATTGGGGGCCGGCGGGCTGCTGCGGCGCGCCTGTGACAGACGGGGCGTGCTCCCAACAGGGGTGTACCTATGACCAATTCTTCTTCAGATACTGCGGTGTCGCCCGAGGCCGACGCCGCGGCCCCGGAGCCGGCTGCGCAGGCGCCGCAGGCCAGCCAGCGCTCGACCATGTCGCTGCCGGTGGTGGTGCCTGCACTGCTGGTGCTCGGCGTCCTGCTGCTCGTGTGCGTGCTGGCGCCCGATGCCGCAGACCGCCTGTTCTCTGGCGCGCAGCGCTGGGTGGTGGCCAGTTTTGACTGGTTCTATGTGATGGCGCTGAGCGCCTTCTTGCTGTTTTTGGTGGTGCTGGCGGCCAGCCGCTATGGCGATATCCGCCTGGGGCCCGATGACGCCAAGCCCGAGTTCAGCTTTGTCTCCTGGTCATCGATGCTGTTTGCCGCCGGCATGGGCATTGGCCTGATGTACTTTGGCGTGGGCGAGCCGCTGCAGCATTTCCTCAACCCGGCCACACAGGAGCCGGGCACGCCCGCCGCCGCGCGCGAGGCGATGGAGGCCACGTTCTTCCACTGGGGCTTTCATGCCTGGGCGGTCTACGGCACCATGGGCCTGGTGCTGGCCTATTTCGGCTTTCGCTACAACCTGCCGCTGACGATGCGCTCGGGCCTGTATCCGCTGCTGCGCGAGCGCATCAACGGGCCCATTGGCCACGGCGTCGATGCGTTTGCGCTGGTGGGCACCATTGCCGGTATTGCCACCACCTTGGGCTATGGCGCGCGCCAGATCGCCGCCGGCATCCACACCTTGACCGGCTGGGAAACCGAGACCTCCGGGTTCCTGGTGGCCGTCATCGTCGTGGTGGTGACCCTGGCCAGCCTGTCTGCGCTGCTGGGCGTGGACAAGGGCGTGCGGCGACTGAGCGAATTCAACATGCTCCTGTCGGTGCTGCTGCTGAGCTTTGTCATCATCGCCGGCCCCACCGCGCATATCTTCAAGGCCTTGAGCGAGAACATCGGCAACTACCTGCAGGGCCTGGTGGGAATGTCGCTGCGCACCTTCGCCTATGCGCCGTCGCGCGAGGAGGGCTGGTTTGGTGGCTGGACGATTCTGTACTGGGCCTGGTGGGTGAGCTGGTCGCCCTTTGTCGGCCTGTTCATCGCGCGCATCTCGCGCGGCCGCA encodes the following:
- a CDS encoding BCCT family transporter, producing the protein MTNSSSDTAVSPEADAAAPEPAAQAPQASQRSTMSLPVVVPALLVLGVLLLVCVLAPDAADRLFSGAQRWVVASFDWFYVMALSAFLLFLVVLAASRYGDIRLGPDDAKPEFSFVSWSSMLFAAGMGIGLMYFGVGEPLQHFLNPATQEPGTPAAAREAMEATFFHWGFHAWAVYGTMGLVLAYFGFRYNLPLTMRSGLYPLLRERINGPIGHGVDAFALVGTIAGIATTLGYGARQIAAGIHTLTGWETETSGFLVAVIVVVVTLASLSALLGVDKGVRRLSEFNMLLSVLLLSFVIIAGPTAHIFKALSENIGNYLQGLVGMSLRTFAYAPSREEGWFGGWTILYWAWWVSWSPFVGLFIARISRGRTVREFVIGVLLVPTAFNLLWMTAFGNSAIWTDSHVAAGALAQTATNVDALLFRFFEYLPWVKPVSWLAVLLIGVFFITSADSGALVVNSIASRGNHESPVWQRLFWCVLLGLTSIVLLLAGGLGALQAVTLVTALPVAFIMLVLCVGLWRGMVADLAHYSPDLAPATNFWSGQHWRKRLEQIVHQPHKDDVQRFLSTTVLPAMNEVAAEMQKRGLQAHVQDSLEGDADSEARLVVPVEQLRDFVYGVRAVRRTMPTFTVRESAGSNARRYMYEPVTFFEDGRSGYDVQYLRSEELIADILRQYERYLSLSADKRTQLLNRAPGHTDPV